The Stieleria maiorica genome includes the window GCGGATCCGACGTTTTAAAATATGGCGATTTTGCTGTACGCTGGTCATACGCAACTCCGATTTCAATTTGGCTGTACCCGGAATCGGGGACGGAGTGTGCGATGAATGAGAAGCAGAAATCGGGTAAATCTCGATTCAGTTTAAGGCGGTCGTTTGACGTTTGGATTGCAAAACGCATTTTCGCATCTAATCGATCCGATTCCGATACGTGAACGGCGACCGTCCCCCAGAACTGACGGATGCCGTGTACAAGGTGGAGCCGTGGTACGCTCACGACGAGCCGCGGAGTCGTGGTTGTTGGAGTAGTGAATCGTTCGCCGCGGCCGCGTGATCCGCAACGTTATGCCAATCACTTTTAGTTATGCGCAAACCTCGATTCTCGATCGATTCGCTTATGTGGACAATGGTGATCGTTGGCATCGCCATATCGCATCTGCGCACTTCGGCAGAACTCCGTGTGACGAAATCAGAAAACAAGCGCCTTCGCGACGAACTCGGAGTGCTAACGGTTGAGGACGAGACGGCGGTGAGCTTACTCGCTGTTCCCACCGCCGAACAGGATTGCTGGCGATGGCGCATTCACATGCCCGCCGACCTAAAACTGAGGATTGGAATAACAGATGCGGGAGTGATTCCTCTTCCTCGCACACAGGTTAATGCTGGAGAAAACCTCGCTTACTTCGACGATCCGTTGCCCGTTGGCGAAAATCTCGTTGAAGCCAAGCTGTACCTGCGTGGCGATGGCGTTTGGGCTGTATCGGTCCGGACGTCCGACGCAACGATGACGTGTGCACTGCAAAACGGTGATCACGAGTGGCTCGATGGCACGGCGTTCTTTCGCACGCGGTTCGGCAGCACGACATCGCGAATTGTCGACAGCACCAAGGTCATTCCTCTGCTGCGTCACGTCGTTGTTAAACATGATTCCATTAGATCGCCAACGTCAAAGCCGAATCCAGGTATCATGATCTGGCTGGAACCCGTAAAGTAGCCGGCGAAAGGCAAAACAAAGGCGTGCAGCCGAGCAGCGGAAAGGGCGGAACTCCATTGGACAGTCACTTGGTCGCTGCGGGGTGGCAGCGGCCGTTCTCTCGCTAAACCCGCCACGATGTACCATGGATGTTCTCCCACGCCACGTAATCTGTGTTCTCGGGCGATGGCGCGACTTTAGTGTCGTTCAATCCGCGGTCGCTACCTGCGGTGACGACTTTACGCTTGACGGAGAATACTCCCAGTTGGTGCCCGACGAGCGAATGGTCGTTGCGTTCGAAGCGTCGATGGACCGCTTTGATCCAACCATCACTGCCGAGGATTGGGACAATATTCAAACGCATACGGCTGTGGCCTATATTCTGTCACCGCCAATATCGAAAGCGGCCGCCGAGAGTATCTCCGCACGAACACTTCTCCTTGCTGTTACGCTCCTCAATCAGGGCGGCTTAGCCGTCAAAAGCGAAAGCGCCGGGCTGGCCCACGGCCGAAAGCGATGGATCGAACTCGGTCGCAAATATTCTATCGCAACTGAACGTAATGATGCGCACTCGGCATCCGCCACACTTTATTGGGCTTGGGTCCAGCGCGCCATCCACGATACGTCAAGTGCAACGCTATACTCAATCGGTATGCATTTGCTCGGACAACGCGATACGGAAATCGACGATTCGCTCGCGTTCTCAACCGCACTCCAGTGGATTGATTTGATGGGGCTGTATCTCGTTGCGGACAAGCCGGACCGCCCGGTTCTCGATGGCGAAGGTTTCAGATTGCGAAACGAAGGTCCGCGGCGGATAATCAGGCGTGTACCGTGCGATCGATATGAACAAGATGACTTCTTTTTCAACCCCTACGGGTACAATCGACTTGTTGTCGATGAAGGATGAGCACTGAGCCCAATAATCGCCAGATAGCAATGCCATCAACCGATGCGGCCGGGATAGTAGTCGCCTAGAACGGCAGGCTTTTGCGAATTGCGGCGACGATTGTAAGACAAGGACATCGTAACCGAAGCCTGACGGCCCATTTCTTCTCTGTGTCCCTCTGTGGTTATTCATTCATCCGCGGTTTGCTTGTTGCGCCCGATGTGGAAGATGTGGCAGACGAATGATGTGGCAGACGAATGTGGGGCGATGTGTCTGAGGCCCGGAGGGTCGGTAGAGTGTCTGCCGGTGGTGTCGCGGCCTGTCGATTTAATCAGCCGTTTGGCGCGAGCTTATGGGCCCGGTGCATTTTCTCAATCGTTTATGCCCGTACGCTCGCGCGAAACGGCTGATCCCACGTGGGATCGGAGTAAATCAGCTGGCCGGTCAGCCACCGGGACGGATTCCACGCGTTGCTCAAGTCCCCACGGGCTGACACAGTGTTCCGGTTCCCATCGCTATCGGGCCGTCATGAGATCCGATTATGCCGGCCCTTTAGGCCTACCGCGCGGCGGAGCCTGGCGTTCATCGATGAATCAACTCTATTCAGCAACACCGGTGGCTGGATCAAACTATCGAATTTCACAAACAGCGAGTTGATACACCAGCAAGAGTGCAAATCGGGCGTACACGCTGAATACGCTTACCCAAAGATTGAGTACTTGGAATTTCTGCCTGCGCTGGACGCATTCGTTGCTGTGGAAGTCGAGAACGATGAAAATACAGGTCACGATGATTGGACCACCATCTCATTTCGCCCGAGGAAGTTGATGGATCGTACGCCGTAAGCTCGGCGGCTCGCCTGACCTCAAGTGATCGCGCAGTTGGTGCCATCCATCACATCGGTGGCCAACACGCGACTGCTATGAATACCATGGTGCCCGCTTGAATGCTGGGATACGTCATTCGCGATTCGGCACCCGTGATTGAATTCATCGCGTAGGCATCATTCTCAGCGTTGGGTGGCTCCATTCGCACACGATTTTGAATCGCAGAGGCGCAGAGGACGCAGAGATACGGAATTGAGTGCCTTATCCTCTGCGCCTCTGCGTTTTAGTCTCTCCCGCTCCCTTCCTGTGTCCTTAACGCGCCGATCCGTTGGCACCCGGCAACGTTCGGTGAATGTCCGAAGCGAGACTGCTAGCAACTCCAAAAGGGAGCGAATGATTCGTGGGTGGAACCATTCGCGGCCACACAATTTGAGTTCGCCGGGGACTGAGAAACTGGCATGCTCCGCCAGGATCCGTTCTAATCCAGTCCCGTAGTCGGCTATCCGAAGGCCGACAGATTTCTGGCGCACGATCTATCTTCGTTCCCCTGCATGCGCGGATCGATCGCAATTCGTTCTCCGATCAATGATGGAGCGTTCTGGCTGATGCAATGCCCGCGATGTGAGACTGCGCTGCGTTTGGAGGTGGCGACTGGTTCTGAGCTTCCATTGGTGAATTCAGCGGGGCATCGGGGTTTCCGGATTGTCGACTTGTTTGCGATCACCGCACTGATCGCAGTCCATTTGGCTGCGTTTCCCGTACTCGCAAGTCCATCGGGTTCCCAGTGGCCGTTGCTCCTCTACTTTTCGCCAACTGCAATCACCTGCCTCCTTCACCTCCGCCTCCGTCTTGGTACATCAATCGCGATGGTTGTGCATTACTCCGTTTCACTGGTTTGGTCGTACTTGTATTCGCTTGGGCAATACGCTGCGATCAACGCATACAATCCCATGCAACGAAGCGGTGGGAGCGTTCAGGTTGATGTTTATGCGACTGCCTGGGACGACATGATTGGATTTGGAATCTTCGGTTTCGCTTGGGCTGCTGCCTACGGGCTCGTTTGCTTTACTGCTCTCAACGCTCGTCGACCAATTCCCACCGCACGACCGCACCGTTTCCATGACGATCGTTCAGTGCTCATTCGCGGTTCGGATGGTGTGGTCGAAGCGAATGATGTGGCAGACGAATGATGTGGCAGACGAATGGCCTGCTTCACGAGTGTCAAATTCGTCTGCCGTCGAAATTGACCGTCTCCCGGCCACGCAACTCGAATTCGTCCGGGGCTGAGAAACTGGCACTCGCCTCCAGGATCCACTCTAATCGACTTCTGTGACCGGCCCACCGGCGGACCGGCGAAATTCTGACGCACGATCGTTTCCTGCTGCTCCGCATGCGTGGATCGCTCGCGATGTGTTCCCCGGCTGAACCCCTTCAACACGAATAAAGCATGGATACGCGAATCAGCATGATCACACTCGGCGTCCGCGATCTTGACGCGGCGATCCGTTTCTACCGTGACGGGCTCGGTTTTCCCAAAATGGAATCGCCGCCTGAAGTTGCGTTCTTTACCCTCAACGGCACTTGGCTCGGACTGTATGGGCTGGAGTCACTCGCAGATGACGCGGGCGTTTCTCCCGACCGCAGCGGATTCGCCGGATTCGCTCTTGCGCACAATGTCGAATCTGAAGGCGAAGTCGAAGCGATCCTTTCGCGGGCTTCGGAGTACGGCGCCGAAATTACCAAGCCAGCTGCGCACACCGAATGGGGCGGCTACTCGGGATACTTCGCCGATCTGGATGGCTATCAATGGGAAATCGCCCTCAACCCGCATTTCTGGGTCGGCCCGCCCAAAACTGGTGGATAACAATCCGATCCGCGACCAGCGGCGAGGTCAGCTTGATGAAGTCGTTGGTCTTTCATCACCGCTAGGTCACGGCAAGCGTGAGGTACAAAATGAGACGTTCTAGATTAAGTTTCGTTTCTTTACTGGTCTTCAGCATGTTCGCAGCCAATGCTGCGGAGGGACCGGCTCAGGACCGTCCACCGAAGCCGCCGACATGGCGACAGTTCAACCAGGTGTTCGTCAAAGTCATCATCCCCGTCACGTCTCACACTCCCAAGCAGGACGGCCCTGTCGTTGAGTCTTGGGTTGCTGAGGAGCTCAGGAAGTTGGGCGAGACCGAATGTTTTGCGGTCACAGACTGGGTGCCTGTTTGTGACGGGCTTCTTGAGGACGATGTTGTCGACAATCGCGTCTGGGATGGCGGTCGTTTCGCCAGAACCGTCTATTGCCCCGTCGGCGGAGACATTCCGCAGCGAAAGGAGGGGCGCTTGTTGGTCAACGTTCGTGGCTGGACGCCGGGCGGCTTAGAGGTGAACATCGCGCTGGCGGATGAACCGGGTAGTCGAGCGGTTGGCTCCGTGCAGATTCTGGTGGGCAAGGAGCGAAAGCCGATGAAGACCGAAGAGCCGATCCCGTACGTGGCAGTCATCATTACGCCGCCACCACTGGAGGGTGTCACGTCACACGGCGATGTTGACTAGCTGGACATCGCCACTTTGCCCAAGAAACACCGTGAATCGCCGGTCGAACGTAGCTACCTTCGCCAGAAGGTGGATCCCTGGGATTTTCCACGCTCTGGCGAGCGTAGCTACGCATCAAGGGGCTGTCCAGCTAGGCAGACCAAAGCGGTGAACTGGAGTCGCCGATCACACGGAGATTGAAAACATCGTCACTCATCAATCGAAGACCAATTTTGGATTGCTGGTGCCCTCTGGCGGAAACGCATTGCTCGCTTACGCAAGGGAAAATGGACTGCGTTTGGTCTATCGCCTTTCAAAAGCAACATCCGATCCGGTCTCGCTCAAGCAGTATCAACCCGCGAGAAATCGGCCGCAGAATCGCCGTTAACAATGCGATTGGCACGGTCGCCGGGTAGAATGTTGCGGCTGTTCGTCTCCGACCGGATGTTCCCGCCACGCTGATCTGACACCATGACTGTCTTTGAAAAACCATTCCTCTGCCTGGCTTTGGTCGCGTTCTTTTGTTTCGGCTGTTTTGAAAACGTTCGGTCCGCGGAACTGCCGAACATTGTGTTAATCCTGGTCGATGACATGGGCTACGGGGATCCGGGGTGCTTCAATCCCGACAGCAAGATCCCGACTCCGAACATCGATTCCTTGGCGGCCGCGGGCATGCGTTTTACCGATGCACACGCCTCTGGACCGCTGTGTCACATGTCGCGCTATGGGTTGATGACGGGACGTTACCCGTTCCGGATCAATGTGGGGCGTTGGCCCAAACAGGCCCTGATCGAGCCCGGCGAAGTCACGTTACCGTCGCTGCTGCGGGATGCCGGATACCGAACGGCGATGGTCGGCAAGTGGCACGTGGGATTTGACGAGGACGGTTATGACAAACCGTTGCCCGGAGGCCCTGTCGATCGGGGGTTCGATTCGTTCTTCGGCATCCGGGCGTCGACGGACATCCCGCCGTATTTTTACATCCGAGACCGGATGGCGGTCGCACCGCCGTCGGATTCGATTGCCGCCAATCAGAGCGACGGCTGGTCGCCGATCCAAGGGGCGTTTTGGCGCGCCGGTGGGATCGCACCGGGGTTGCAATTGGAAGACGTACTGCCGCGATTCACCGAAGAGGCCTGTCAGGTGATTCGCTCTCACGAAGGCCGCGATCAACCGTTGATGTTGTACTTGGCCTATCCCGCACCGCACACGCCATGGTTGCCGTCGGAGGAGTTTGCGGGCAAGTCGGGCGCGGGCATGTACGGTGATTTCGCGATGATGGTCGACGCGATGATCGGCAAGGTGCTCAAACAGCTCGACGCGGCGAACATGACCGACGACACGATGGTGATTTTCACCAGCGACAACGGACCGGTCTGGTACGAAGCCGATGTCGAACGATTCGGGCACGATAGTTCGGGCGACTTGCGCGGCATGAAAGCCGACGCCTGGGAGTGCGGCCACCGGATGCCGATGGTTGTGCGTTGGCCGGGAGTCGTCGCGGCAGGATCGGCCAGCGGAAAAATGATCAGTTTCGTCGATTTCTTGGCCACTGCGGATGAATTGACCGGATCGAAGGTCTACCAAAACAAGGACAAGACGGATGTCGGACCGGACAGTTTCAGTTTTCTCGGTGAGTTGACCGGCAAACCGTCCGACGCGCCCCAGAGGACGTCGCTGGCGCTCAAGAGCGGCAAGGGACTGATGACGATTCGGCGCGGGGATTGGAAATTCATCGACGGGGATGGATCGGGCGGGTTCAGTGATCGCGGAACGAAGGGCAAATCCGAGATCTCAAAAGGCCAACTTTACAACTTGGCCGATGACATCGGAGAAACGAATAATCTGGTTGATCAGTATCCAGAGATGGTGCGATCACTACGTGCCGAGTTGGCGAAGGTCGAAGCGGTCCCGCGACACCGTGACGTGAGAGCGGAGTGAGCGCAGGGGGCGGAAACCGTTGGTGTTTAGCCTTGAGGCGATCTCCAACCGTTGGTGTCTAGCCATTAGGCGATTCCCCCTGTCGCTGCTTCGCAGCGAGCGGCGACCGCCCGGAAGGGCCGTCGTACTTAGAGCGGCGACCGCCCGGAAGGGCCGTCGTACTTACTTGCCGATGCAATACAGGTTTTTGTCGCTGCGCAAATAGAGCTTGCCGCCGGCGACGATCGGACTGGCGTTGAACGTGCTACGGTCGTCGAGCCGGTTGTGCGCCAGTTGCTGGAATTCCGGTTTGGCGGCCAACACATAGGTGCCTCCGTTTCGCGTCACGACGTAC containing:
- a CDS encoding VOC family protein — translated: MDTRISMITLGVRDLDAAIRFYRDGLGFPKMESPPEVAFFTLNGTWLGLYGLESLADDAGVSPDRSGFAGFALAHNVESEGEVEAILSRASEYGAEITKPAAHTEWGGYSGYFADLDGYQWEIALNPHFWVGPPKTGG
- a CDS encoding sulfatase family protein, producing MTVFEKPFLCLALVAFFCFGCFENVRSAELPNIVLILVDDMGYGDPGCFNPDSKIPTPNIDSLAAAGMRFTDAHASGPLCHMSRYGLMTGRYPFRINVGRWPKQALIEPGEVTLPSLLRDAGYRTAMVGKWHVGFDEDGYDKPLPGGPVDRGFDSFFGIRASTDIPPYFYIRDRMAVAPPSDSIAANQSDGWSPIQGAFWRAGGIAPGLQLEDVLPRFTEEACQVIRSHEGRDQPLMLYLAYPAPHTPWLPSEEFAGKSGAGMYGDFAMMVDAMIGKVLKQLDAANMTDDTMVIFTSDNGPVWYEADVERFGHDSSGDLRGMKADAWECGHRMPMVVRWPGVVAAGSASGKMISFVDFLATADELTGSKVYQNKDKTDVGPDSFSFLGELTGKPSDAPQRTSLALKSGKGLMTIRRGDWKFIDGDGSGGFSDRGTKGKSEISKGQLYNLADDIGETNNLVDQYPEMVRSLRAELAKVEAVPRHRDVRAE